The following are from one region of the Salminus brasiliensis chromosome 14, fSalBra1.hap2, whole genome shotgun sequence genome:
- the map7b gene encoding ensconsin isoform X5 gives MAEPEECAGHQPSYSQGSDCTLRDDEKKSSSHPDSSTSGHNTYTIPSPTDVQNTTGRPEPLGFKLDERQRLARERREEREKQNAAREAQWQEREERARQFYEKQLEERRRRLEEQRIREEKRRAAVEEKRRQKLQEEKARYEAVMRRTLERSQRTRPKSNRWSWGGALTTSTSHNSDVDRRSVSTMNLSKHTDPVITKRLSSSSATLLNSPDRALQKRTSLSSSCLVNKVQSKARGSREKIQQQDKPTGMRRMPLTPWENTVVNRLQAPTHSYLARSRSAMSLSGDAVTPVCPRSASCHPMSSLSFKSLQSRSAERPIRAGLGLERPIRAGYVGPDTIPRRKTTHNIPFERKDKDYVRKSWSNLSYPTPILTPTPTKRAPSPGSQRGRTSQPLSVRNSTKPPQKPPISKKSRSPPPPASLPLSPSNPSLSPGNLRPSRVQSESPRVTPEGEKGRKQDEGVKTEAEGGKKEAVEARGQEEAEPRASTAKTTAEPTAPKANTASESVVSPPAVRTTAGTTDPEEASRLLAEKRRQAREQREREEEEKRQQEEAERRHKEEMARRKAEERARREEEAQRLAEEKEEEERRLADERLQREREEAERLQKQKEEEESRQREEAERLRQEREKHFQKEEAERLERKKRLEEIMKRTRRSDQKSTAQRNGDMSQQRGQDSAPGSPSINVSSPHSPEASQHRNGHTNPSLSSHTLSPAAHSVSTEAQLRENGIVTETQAFEEVINVPVVTKLSRQEGDGEEEDERRKAPLLAFRENGSTHSLTGLDDSQTQHQVMSENP, from the exons GCTCGGACTGTACTCTCAGAGACGATGAGAAGAAATCTTCAAGTCACCCAGACTCGTCCACCTCCGGACACAACACCTACACCATCCCCAGTCCGACAGATGTACAGAACACTACAGGGAGACCAG AGCCACTGGGCTTCAAACTGGATGAGAGGCAGAGACTGGCccgagagagaagagaggagagggagaagcaGAACG ctgcacGGGAGGCACAGTGGCAGGAGCGCGAGGAGCGAGCACGGCAGTTCTATGAGAAGCAACTGGAGGAGCGAAGGAGGCGTCTGGAGGAGCAGAGGATAAGGGAGGAGAAGAGGCGTGCCGCTGTGGAGGAGAAACGACGGCAGAAGCTCCAGGAGGAGAAG gcacGCTATGAGGCTGTgatgaggagaactctggagagGAGTCAGAGAACCCGGCCGAAATCCAACCGCTGGAGCTGGGGAGGAGCTCTCACCACCAGCACCTCGCACAATAGTG ATGTTGACAGAAGGTCAGTCTCCACCATGAATCTGTCCAAACACACAGACCCAGTCATAACCAAACGTTTGTCCTCCTCTTCCGCTACGCTGTTAAACTCCCCGGACCGAG CCTTACAGAAGCGGACGTCCCTCTCCTCCTCATGCCTAGTCAATAAAGTTCAGTCTAAAGCTCGAGGTTCCAGAGAGAAGATCCAGCAGCAGGACAAGCCCACAG GTATGCGTCGGATGCCGCTAACCCCTTGGGAGAATACTGTAGTCAACCGCTTGCAGGCGCCAACTCACTCCTACCTGGCTAGAAGCCGCAGCGCTATGTCGCTGTCCGGAGACGCAG TGACCCCCGTTTGTCCTCGCTCAGCTTCCTGTCACCCAATGAGCTCGCTGTCCTTCAAGTCCCTGCAGTCACGCAGTGCCGAGCGGCCGATCAGGGCAGGTCTCGGCCTCGAACGACCAATCCGAGCCGGATACGTGGGCCCGGACACCATCCCCCGCAGAAAGACGACGCACAATATTCCG TTTGAGCGGAAGGATAAGGACTACGTGAGAAAGTCCTGGAGTAATCTGTCCTACCCCACTCCAATACTAACTCCAACACCCACTAAGAGAGCGCCCTCACCTGGCAGCCAGCGTGGAAGAACCAGTCAGCCATTGTCTGTCAG GAATTCGACTAAACCGCCCCAGAAACCTCCCATCTCCAAAAAGTCTCGGTCACCGCCTCCGCCAGCCTCCCTGCCCCTGTCTCCTAGCAATCCCTCCCTGTCACCAGGCAACCTGCGGCCCAGCAGGGTGCAGTCCGAGAGCCCTAGAGTGACCCCAGAGGGCGAGAAGGGCAGGAAGCAGGACGAGGGAGTTAAAACTGAGGCAGAGGGGGGCAAGAAGGAAGCAGTGGAGGCAAGAGGACAAGAAGAGGCGGAGCCTAGAGCAAGCACTGCCAAGACTACAGCAGAGCCCACTGCCCCTAAAGCAAACACAGCTAGTG AGAGTGTGGTCAGTCCTCCAGCTGTCAGAACCACTGCAGGCACTACGGACCCAGAAGAGGCTTCTCGACTGCTGGCTGAGAAACGGCGGCAGGCTAGAgagcagagggagagggaggaggaggagaagaggcaGCAGGAGGAAgctgaaag GCGCCACAAAGAGGAGATGGCCCGTAGGAAAGCAGAGGAGAGGgcgagaagagaggaggaggctCAGCGTCTGgctgaggagaaggaggaagaggagaggcgCCTAGCAGATGAGAGGCTGCAGAGAGAGCGGGAGGAGGCAGAGCGCCTGCAGAAACAG aaagaggaggaggagtctcGCCAGCGAGAAGAGGCTGAGCGTTTAcgtcaggagagagagaagcactTCCAGAAAGAGGAGGCTGAGAGATTAGAAAGGAAGAAG CGCCTTGAAGAGATCATGAAACGCACACGCCGTTCTGATCAG AAAAGCACAGCCCAGAGGAATGGAGACATGAGCCAGCAGCGTGGTCAGGACTCAG CTCCAGGGAGTCCATCGATCAACGTTTCTTCCCCACACTCTCCCGAGGCCTCGCAGCACAGAAATGGCCACACCAATCCCAGCCTCAGCTCTCACACACTGTCTCCTGCTGCACACAG TGTGAGCACCGAAGCCCAGCTCAGAGAAAATGGCATTGTCACGGAGACGCAGGCCTTTGAAGAAGTGATCAACGTGCCTGTGGTGACCAAGCTGTCCCGACaggagggagatggagaggaagaggatgagAGGAGGAAGGCTCCGCTGCTGGCCTTCAGGGAGAACGGCAGCACTCATAGCCTGACCGGCCTGGACGACAGCCAGACTCAGCACCAG GTGATGTCTGAAAACCCCTGA
- the map7b gene encoding ensconsin isoform X6 produces the protein MPAPPRLRRRGGGGCGGRPALPSLSTITEEEEEQRSRRKKRRRGGSDCTLRDDEKKSSSHPDSSTSGHNTYTIPSPTDVQNTTGRPEPLGFKLDERQRLARERREEREKQNAAREAQWQEREERARQFYEKQLEERRRRLEEQRIREEKRRAAVEEKRRQKLQEEKARYEAVMRRTLERSQRTRPKSNRWSWGGALTTSTSHNSDVDRRSVSTMNLSKHTDPVITKRLSSSSATLLNSPDRGMRRMPLTPWENTVVNRLQAPTHSYLARSRSAMSLSGDAVTPVCPRSASCHPMSSLSFKSLQSRSAERPIRAGLGLERPIRAGYVGPDTIPRRKTTHNIPFERKDKDYVRKSWSNLSYPTPILTPTPTKRAPSPGSQRGRTSQPLSVRNSTKPPQKPPISKKSRSPPPPASLPLSPSNPSLSPGNLRPSRVQSESPRVTPEGEKGRKQDEGVKTEAEGGKKEAVEARGQEEAEPRASTAKTTAEPTAPKANTASESVVSPPAVRTTAGTTDPEEASRLLAEKRRQAREQREREEEEKRQQEEAERRHKEEMARRKAEERARREEEAQRLAEEKEEEERRLADERLQREREEAERLQKQKEEEESRQREEAERLRQEREKHFQKEEAERLERKKRLEEIMKRTRRSDQKSTAQRNGDMSQQRGQDSAPGSPSINVSSPHSPEASQHRNGHTNPSLSSHTLSPAAHSVSTEAQLRENGIVTETQAFEEVINVPVVTKLSRQEGDGEEEDERRKAPLLAFRENGSTHSLTGLDDSQTQHQVMSENP, from the exons GCTCGGACTGTACTCTCAGAGACGATGAGAAGAAATCTTCAAGTCACCCAGACTCGTCCACCTCCGGACACAACACCTACACCATCCCCAGTCCGACAGATGTACAGAACACTACAGGGAGACCAG AGCCACTGGGCTTCAAACTGGATGAGAGGCAGAGACTGGCccgagagagaagagaggagagggagaagcaGAACG ctgcacGGGAGGCACAGTGGCAGGAGCGCGAGGAGCGAGCACGGCAGTTCTATGAGAAGCAACTGGAGGAGCGAAGGAGGCGTCTGGAGGAGCAGAGGATAAGGGAGGAGAAGAGGCGTGCCGCTGTGGAGGAGAAACGACGGCAGAAGCTCCAGGAGGAGAAG gcacGCTATGAGGCTGTgatgaggagaactctggagagGAGTCAGAGAACCCGGCCGAAATCCAACCGCTGGAGCTGGGGAGGAGCTCTCACCACCAGCACCTCGCACAATAGTG ATGTTGACAGAAGGTCAGTCTCCACCATGAATCTGTCCAAACACACAGACCCAGTCATAACCAAACGTTTGTCCTCCTCTTCCGCTACGCTGTTAAACTCCCCGGACCGAG GTATGCGTCGGATGCCGCTAACCCCTTGGGAGAATACTGTAGTCAACCGCTTGCAGGCGCCAACTCACTCCTACCTGGCTAGAAGCCGCAGCGCTATGTCGCTGTCCGGAGACGCAG TGACCCCCGTTTGTCCTCGCTCAGCTTCCTGTCACCCAATGAGCTCGCTGTCCTTCAAGTCCCTGCAGTCACGCAGTGCCGAGCGGCCGATCAGGGCAGGTCTCGGCCTCGAACGACCAATCCGAGCCGGATACGTGGGCCCGGACACCATCCCCCGCAGAAAGACGACGCACAATATTCCG TTTGAGCGGAAGGATAAGGACTACGTGAGAAAGTCCTGGAGTAATCTGTCCTACCCCACTCCAATACTAACTCCAACACCCACTAAGAGAGCGCCCTCACCTGGCAGCCAGCGTGGAAGAACCAGTCAGCCATTGTCTGTCAG GAATTCGACTAAACCGCCCCAGAAACCTCCCATCTCCAAAAAGTCTCGGTCACCGCCTCCGCCAGCCTCCCTGCCCCTGTCTCCTAGCAATCCCTCCCTGTCACCAGGCAACCTGCGGCCCAGCAGGGTGCAGTCCGAGAGCCCTAGAGTGACCCCAGAGGGCGAGAAGGGCAGGAAGCAGGACGAGGGAGTTAAAACTGAGGCAGAGGGGGGCAAGAAGGAAGCAGTGGAGGCAAGAGGACAAGAAGAGGCGGAGCCTAGAGCAAGCACTGCCAAGACTACAGCAGAGCCCACTGCCCCTAAAGCAAACACAGCTAGTG AGAGTGTGGTCAGTCCTCCAGCTGTCAGAACCACTGCAGGCACTACGGACCCAGAAGAGGCTTCTCGACTGCTGGCTGAGAAACGGCGGCAGGCTAGAgagcagagggagagggaggaggaggagaagaggcaGCAGGAGGAAgctgaaag GCGCCACAAAGAGGAGATGGCCCGTAGGAAAGCAGAGGAGAGGgcgagaagagaggaggaggctCAGCGTCTGgctgaggagaaggaggaagaggagaggcgCCTAGCAGATGAGAGGCTGCAGAGAGAGCGGGAGGAGGCAGAGCGCCTGCAGAAACAG aaagaggaggaggagtctcGCCAGCGAGAAGAGGCTGAGCGTTTAcgtcaggagagagagaagcactTCCAGAAAGAGGAGGCTGAGAGATTAGAAAGGAAGAAG CGCCTTGAAGAGATCATGAAACGCACACGCCGTTCTGATCAG AAAAGCACAGCCCAGAGGAATGGAGACATGAGCCAGCAGCGTGGTCAGGACTCAG CTCCAGGGAGTCCATCGATCAACGTTTCTTCCCCACACTCTCCCGAGGCCTCGCAGCACAGAAATGGCCACACCAATCCCAGCCTCAGCTCTCACACACTGTCTCCTGCTGCACACAG TGTGAGCACCGAAGCCCAGCTCAGAGAAAATGGCATTGTCACGGAGACGCAGGCCTTTGAAGAAGTGATCAACGTGCCTGTGGTGACCAAGCTGTCCCGACaggagggagatggagaggaagaggatgagAGGAGGAAGGCTCCGCTGCTGGCCTTCAGGGAGAACGGCAGCACTCATAGCCTGACCGGCCTGGACGACAGCCAGACTCAGCACCAG GTGATGTCTGAAAACCCCTGA
- the map7b gene encoding ensconsin isoform X8, producing the protein MSDAQGSDCTLRDDEKKSSSHPDSSTSGHNTYTIPSPTDVQNTTGRPEPLGFKLDERQRLARERREEREKQNAAREAQWQEREERARQFYEKQLEERRRRLEEQRIREEKRRAAVEEKRRQKLQEEKARYEAVMRRTLERSQRTRPKSNRWSWGGALTTSTSHNSDVDRRSVSTMNLSKHTDPVITKRLSSSSATLLNSPDRALQKRTSLSSSCLVNKVQSKARGSREKIQQQDKPTGMRRMPLTPWENTVVNRLQAPTHSYLARSRSAMSLSGDAVTPVCPRSASCHPMSSLSFKSLQSRSAERPIRAGLGLERPIRAGYVGPDTIPRRKTTHNIPFERKDKDYVRKSWSNLSYPTPILTPTPTKRAPSPGSQRGRTSQPLSVRNSTKPPQKPPISKKSRSPPPPASLPLSPSNPSLSPGNLRPSRVQSESPRVTPEGEKGRKQDEGVKTEAEGGKKEAVEARGQEEAEPRASTAKTTAEPTAPKANTASESVVSPPAVRTTAGTTDPEEASRLLAEKRRQAREQREREEEEKRQQEEAERRHKEEMARRKAEERARREEEAQRLAEEKEEEERRLADERLQREREEAERLQKQKEEEESRQREEAERLRQEREKHFQKEEAERLERKKRLEEIMKRTRRSDQKSTAQRNGDMSQQRGQDSAPGSPSINVSSPHSPEASQHRNGHTNPSLSSHTLSPAAHSVSTEAQLRENGIVTETQAFEEVINVPVVTKLSRQEGDGEEEDERRKAPLLAFRENGSTHSLTGLDDSQTQHQVMSENP; encoded by the exons GCTCGGACTGTACTCTCAGAGACGATGAGAAGAAATCTTCAAGTCACCCAGACTCGTCCACCTCCGGACACAACACCTACACCATCCCCAGTCCGACAGATGTACAGAACACTACAGGGAGACCAG AGCCACTGGGCTTCAAACTGGATGAGAGGCAGAGACTGGCccgagagagaagagaggagagggagaagcaGAACG ctgcacGGGAGGCACAGTGGCAGGAGCGCGAGGAGCGAGCACGGCAGTTCTATGAGAAGCAACTGGAGGAGCGAAGGAGGCGTCTGGAGGAGCAGAGGATAAGGGAGGAGAAGAGGCGTGCCGCTGTGGAGGAGAAACGACGGCAGAAGCTCCAGGAGGAGAAG gcacGCTATGAGGCTGTgatgaggagaactctggagagGAGTCAGAGAACCCGGCCGAAATCCAACCGCTGGAGCTGGGGAGGAGCTCTCACCACCAGCACCTCGCACAATAGTG ATGTTGACAGAAGGTCAGTCTCCACCATGAATCTGTCCAAACACACAGACCCAGTCATAACCAAACGTTTGTCCTCCTCTTCCGCTACGCTGTTAAACTCCCCGGACCGAG CCTTACAGAAGCGGACGTCCCTCTCCTCCTCATGCCTAGTCAATAAAGTTCAGTCTAAAGCTCGAGGTTCCAGAGAGAAGATCCAGCAGCAGGACAAGCCCACAG GTATGCGTCGGATGCCGCTAACCCCTTGGGAGAATACTGTAGTCAACCGCTTGCAGGCGCCAACTCACTCCTACCTGGCTAGAAGCCGCAGCGCTATGTCGCTGTCCGGAGACGCAG TGACCCCCGTTTGTCCTCGCTCAGCTTCCTGTCACCCAATGAGCTCGCTGTCCTTCAAGTCCCTGCAGTCACGCAGTGCCGAGCGGCCGATCAGGGCAGGTCTCGGCCTCGAACGACCAATCCGAGCCGGATACGTGGGCCCGGACACCATCCCCCGCAGAAAGACGACGCACAATATTCCG TTTGAGCGGAAGGATAAGGACTACGTGAGAAAGTCCTGGAGTAATCTGTCCTACCCCACTCCAATACTAACTCCAACACCCACTAAGAGAGCGCCCTCACCTGGCAGCCAGCGTGGAAGAACCAGTCAGCCATTGTCTGTCAG GAATTCGACTAAACCGCCCCAGAAACCTCCCATCTCCAAAAAGTCTCGGTCACCGCCTCCGCCAGCCTCCCTGCCCCTGTCTCCTAGCAATCCCTCCCTGTCACCAGGCAACCTGCGGCCCAGCAGGGTGCAGTCCGAGAGCCCTAGAGTGACCCCAGAGGGCGAGAAGGGCAGGAAGCAGGACGAGGGAGTTAAAACTGAGGCAGAGGGGGGCAAGAAGGAAGCAGTGGAGGCAAGAGGACAAGAAGAGGCGGAGCCTAGAGCAAGCACTGCCAAGACTACAGCAGAGCCCACTGCCCCTAAAGCAAACACAGCTAGTG AGAGTGTGGTCAGTCCTCCAGCTGTCAGAACCACTGCAGGCACTACGGACCCAGAAGAGGCTTCTCGACTGCTGGCTGAGAAACGGCGGCAGGCTAGAgagcagagggagagggaggaggaggagaagaggcaGCAGGAGGAAgctgaaag GCGCCACAAAGAGGAGATGGCCCGTAGGAAAGCAGAGGAGAGGgcgagaagagaggaggaggctCAGCGTCTGgctgaggagaaggaggaagaggagaggcgCCTAGCAGATGAGAGGCTGCAGAGAGAGCGGGAGGAGGCAGAGCGCCTGCAGAAACAG aaagaggaggaggagtctcGCCAGCGAGAAGAGGCTGAGCGTTTAcgtcaggagagagagaagcactTCCAGAAAGAGGAGGCTGAGAGATTAGAAAGGAAGAAG CGCCTTGAAGAGATCATGAAACGCACACGCCGTTCTGATCAG AAAAGCACAGCCCAGAGGAATGGAGACATGAGCCAGCAGCGTGGTCAGGACTCAG CTCCAGGGAGTCCATCGATCAACGTTTCTTCCCCACACTCTCCCGAGGCCTCGCAGCACAGAAATGGCCACACCAATCCCAGCCTCAGCTCTCACACACTGTCTCCTGCTGCACACAG TGTGAGCACCGAAGCCCAGCTCAGAGAAAATGGCATTGTCACGGAGACGCAGGCCTTTGAAGAAGTGATCAACGTGCCTGTGGTGACCAAGCTGTCCCGACaggagggagatggagaggaagaggatgagAGGAGGAAGGCTCCGCTGCTGGCCTTCAGGGAGAACGGCAGCACTCATAGCCTGACCGGCCTGGACGACAGCCAGACTCAGCACCAG GTGATGTCTGAAAACCCCTGA